The sequence below is a genomic window from Humulus lupulus chromosome 3, drHumLupu1.1, whole genome shotgun sequence.
ttttgccttagtatggctaataattGTTTATgcacttttgggagtctgtaaacctactcttaactctgtttcttttgggatacCATGTAAATAAcagttttaattatataaagtgaaacttttgagaccaaaacctttttaaccctagctcatacatgtttagtgacatgtttttaaactaatgacttgattagcaagtcttgcacctttataagtacacagtgtagcggtcttggctatccagggcgttacaattccaTCAATTTCTAACCACAAGAAAGGAGGGCCAACTCATGACACTACGACTCTCACGGACATgaggggaggacttgatccaacttgaatttgaaagaagaaaagcgtccggctaaatgacattAATGATAGCgctataggaggcattcctatactttattttagtttttattttttattttttttaattagtggACAATTTTATATGATTTCATTTTGGATttgtaaagtttatttatttttagtataaagTCTGTAAAAAAATCGTGCAAATCATGAAAAGGATCTTTTTCAATTAGTCTTCAGGTCAAGTCGCGGCTTCATGCTAAGTCAGAGAGCACGAAAATTGAAggaaggggcgggccgcgacttgaagTTATAAGTTGTAACCCTAGAACGAGTCAGAGAGAATTTGGTTTTATTTAACAGGGGTGGGTTGTGACTTGATTAGGCTGAGTCGCGGCGCCTGCAAAGCAAAAATCTGGGAATATTTgatgcgggtcgcgacttgctctGCCTGGGTCACGACGCACCTCTGTCAGAAAGAAGAATGGTGGTTTAAAAATCTTTTTTCTTTCAGCCAAATCTTTCATTTCACATTTCTTTCTTTCCAAAACAATTTTTCTTTTGCAAAAGCTCTCAAATTTCTTCCCTTATCCTTCTacttaaaatacccttaagccatatCCCTAATTTATAATTCCTAGTTCATATtgatttctttcttcctttcttttactCTAACCCTAATTTTTTTCTATTGGTGATAAGTGAAGATTGAAAGGAATATTGAAGAGTGGGCAATCTTCAAGATTCAATGGCATGTAAGTTTTCCTTTTTGATGTTCTTGATGTTTTGATTTAAGTAATCTGTGCTAAGGGATTGAATTGGATTGTTGAACTACCTTGTTAGTCTATTCAGTGTCTTTGAGTGATATTTTTGGGGTTAATGAGTTGAGGAAAGTACTATAAATTAGAGGAATTGCTGCCAAAATTTTGCTGTTATATTTGTGTGATTATGGGTCCCAGAAAACAACCTAGTAGGGCTACCTCTTCTAAAAACGACAATCGCCCTTCAACATCCCGCACCCAACCACCGCAAACTCAGCCAATCCCGACAACACCTCAACCAATTCAAGAATTTGATCCAACTAGGTTTATTAGTAAGGATGCCTTTGATCACTATCAAAGGTTATCTCAACGTCCGATAATTCAAGAGAGAGGAGTGGAATATCTAGAAGATCCTTACCCTCAGGAAACTTATAATATCATTTCGGCTGAAATTCAACACCGTCGTTGGAAACATTTTGTGGATGATAAAATTCCCAAGGCTAATTGTTCAATGGTTTATGAGTTTTATGCCAAATTTCCTAGGGCGGTTAATAGAAAGGTGTTTGTGCGAGGGGTTTCGGTAGAATGTGatattgataatattgatgccCTATATCAATTACCCATATTGTCGCAAGACAAGGATGAATATTATCAATTGGCATATAATAGTGGAATTGTTTGGACTGAGGTGGCAGAAACATTAGGCATTCCTGGTGCTACTTTTGTCATGCAAAATGGAGAACTTAAGCATTTACGAAGATATCAAATGAATTGTGTGACCAAGGCCTGGACTCTTTTTGTGAGTGCGCAGCTTATGCCCAACACTCACTTATTTGAAGTGGGTACTGATCAGTGTCTTCTGGTATATGCTATTATGATGGGACTCTCTGTCGATATTGGTCGAGTTATCCACACAAGAATCAGGGATTTATGTCGACTGACTACTACTGTCGATTTGGGACACAGATCAATGATTACTAATCTATGTGAAGTGTGGGAGGTACCTAAATGTCCTAGTGATATTTAGAGGAAGGCAATGGGGCCTATTTCTCGTGCTACGGTGTATAAATTTAATGACCCGTCTTTGGAGCCACCAGTACCACAACCCAGGCAGATGAGAGTTGAAGAGGAAAGAGATGCGGCTGAGGAACCCGCGTTGCCAATGATCAACCAGTCGATTCAAGAGCAGCCGAGGAGGAAAGAAGAGGAGAATATCCTCAATATTTGGCACTTAAGGCTCCACCGGATCCACACTTGGCCCATTAGATTATATCATTTGGCAAAACCAACATACTCACAATTTTTTTGGAGAGCTTTATGATTTTCATTGAGCTTAGGTTGACAGACAGAATGAGTTGGTATACTGATGGTCAAATCAGGAGGCGGACCGACAGTATTTTCCTCATCCACCACCTTGGCATCCTTTTCCAGATCCACCACCTTTATGAAGTGATTCGCACtaggtaagttttctttctttagttatatttaaacattggggacaatgtttcgcttaagtttgggggggggggggggggagcttatttttctgtttgttttgttttgttagtTTTGTTTAGTCTATGTTAGTGTTTggagttttgttttagtgtgtctaGTATCAACATGAATGATGATTGACAACAAGTGCCGATGAGAATAAAgtgaatgttatgagtataattcaaagaaaatgaaatctaaaaaaatctgtgtgcttgattgaatccgctagttcattttagtttagacAACATTTGTTGAATATGTTGTCATGatattaaatttatgtttttttatattggttatgtaatgccccacatcactatggttgctttctggaatgacaacTAACCCTAccaaccaacacaagtctttccagaaagcaaccatagtggcgtggggcgttacaaatagtatcagagccttgacccatccggaagtgtggccgacggggacgttaGACCCCTAAGGGGGGTGATTATGAAAATCTAAATCCTGTGATCTgcagggggaaagactgggtaaaagctgtgcaatcccgcatcgcctggggaaggtcaagtgtgataattttaagactgtgtaggtatgggactacacagttgaatatggcttaaatggattaatgggtactacctatgcaaacaagatgcgttttcttttcagtagcccatcatttgagaactccaaagttaagtgtgtttgacctggagtagtctcatgatgggtgacctcttgaaAAGTTTTCCctggaagcgtgcgagtgaggacaaagcacgctagaaagactcatgttggtttgcagggtcagtcatcattccaagaagaaaccatagtgatgtggggtgttacaaatggtgtcagagccttgacccaaccGAAAGTATggtcgacggggacgtcggacccttaaagggggtgattgtgacagtctgaatcccgtgatccgcaggggaaaagactgggtaaaagttgtgcaatcccacatagCATGGGGAAgttcaagtgtgatgattctaagactgtgtaagtATGGGAATACATAGTTGAAGaatgcttaaatggattgatgggtactacctatgccaaatagatgcatcttctttttggtagcccatcactagattactccaaagttaagcgtgcttgacctggagtagtctcgtgatgggtgacctcctgggaagatttcccaggaagcatgcaagtgaggacaaagcacgctagaaagactcatgttggtttgcaaGGCCAGTCATTATTCCAGGAAGAAACCATAGTGGCGTAGGGTGTTATAGGTTATGcttgctgaaattggttagtggaatgatgaatggaaagtggaaattattttctaaaattctaagaacttgcttacttgttatttgaggcgaaataatatatcatgtatgcttaggaatatgatttaggctatcattgGGGTCGTTTGAACTTTTGTTGCCAACCTTAAATTACTTGATCCTTTGTTTACCCCTTTTGAGCCTAactttgtatctttttgttctaaACCATCATTTAAGACTAATACATGAAACATGATTATATATCTGTCCCTAATATACTATCAGCATAtaattgagaaaaaaaattatggggattgatgtgtaatggggtttAATTGTGACTTTAGtgggtttagaaaatgaaaagtgaaaaaaattagagagaatattatattgaaaaaaaaaagttcaatacACTCCCAATAGGAATATATAGCAAAATCAAGTTTGGGAGAGTagttatttttgaaaatatatatctatatatattttacatctctctaaataaaaaaaaaaacaagaaagggGATTATGGGATTGTATTACTATGGAAGTAAAGTTTGTGAGttttggtcatgtgcttatagtaaagtgagcttaaaaattactttttcatctacctttacctaagccatcattacaagcctatataagtcctattgattcttatgcatatcatgatttatattagtggagaaaagcaagtaagtgagcttatAAAATTATTTGGTTTGAATAGATTGCTTGGAAAGAATTTGGTTAGCACAATTGATTTCAAATACGTTTACTTAATGATCATGATTTGATAATCCAAAATATTAGTAAAGTGTGTTTATGGAGTGTTTTGATTAAAATTCTAGAATGAATAAACTCTTGAGTAGTTTTCTAagaattatatgattaacattcatgattttgaggcataatcGTTGTTGTTGGTATAGTTCAGGTTGTTAGAGTCTAGGTTtgttttgagtcctttgttcaagggcgaacaaagagtaagtttgggagagtttgataaattcattttagtgttgttttagaAGGTGTTTTTTTTGGTAATCTTGAatctttatgtgtgttttgtgcaagattacgcttttgtttgtctttgttgtaggtcggtgcatggaatcatgagaaaaatgtaaaaagaagagaaaatggtgggAAAACGAATCTCTTGGTGGTTGTTCGATTCAAAATGATGCTAAGGACGAGTAAAAGTCAGTTTGTTATGAAGAGACAAGGTTGAAAGACCTAATTTGAGAAATAATGGAGTTAGGGCGGCGACTTGAGCTTATAAGTCGCGACTCTAGGCAAGTCAGAAACACAAGGATGCTATTTATATGCTGCGACTTGCCCTTATAAGTTGCAGCGCAAGGGGAAGTCAGAGGCTAAGCAAGGGGGCATTCTGGACACGAGCCGCGACTTGATATGCCTGAGTCGCGAGGACTGAAGACTTATGCAGATTTGGAGGAGTTCAAAAattgacacgggccgcgacctagagaaggccaagtcgcggcccgcatatGAAAAACAAAGCCTTTGtaacttttttattataaattcagacttagggtttaattaggtcattaggtcagattttaattacgtttttagagactaattttgattctttGAGTAGTTGCtctgcatttttatatttttctttcttcttcaagtttttgaatcttatgtttctgaattattattttgttgaattAGTCAtatctgatatgaactaaacatttttatctagggtttaatgtagtcacttggatttctatctaatttaattatgatgttctattgatttttcttttctattctaatctatataatgtgtgtctaatgctagtaaatacctaatcaataatatttgcttgatttatgattttgattcaaaattcgaaaaatatgagaattgaatatgctattggacgaaagtacctgtatggcttgtgtaataattatgtttctatgcttaatatctactatatgtttaattttatcatatagatgtagaaaacttgcatatagaaTTAAATCTTATATattgaaaaagaataagaatcgatttatgttaacctgctattagaatagaaaaaaagaaatttagaactgattaatgaaattagtagaatgaaaagttgataaaATTAATACCCTGTCTTTTTAATAGtgaattttatcttttaattagttatttttgttcatagttaattacaatttttaaattaaattcattcatctaaatTTATTTGCCATACAGAAATTaagaacaattattggtaattgggaaATAGTCTTTATAGAAATGATACTctattttatcatttatattacttgaatcgattacatGACTAATGAACGAGTAGCATGTTTAAGAACTAAAATGATCACATAATATTCACAGTTGAGTAGACAATTACaatatcacatataataataataataataataatcgagattgttcaatttatttattattgtgtcACTGTGACGGGTTTAATACCAATGCTAAACAAAAATGTCATACAGTACGTGGTAATCCTCACCATGTTCGTCACATGCATCACTCGGGAAACCAGTCTTAAAGAGATTGAGTTAACGAATACCTCGCAAATGAATCCATTGAGTGGATTAAGAAACCAatgatttataaaaataaaaagaaaaagaagcataTAATCTACAATCTAAATATTCCAACCATTAATGTTAATTTGTGTATGTGATATGAAAATTATTCGCATCTTCAAAGACATAAAACTACCGAAACTGTCAAAATTAGAAAAACAAAACTCCAATTTGTGACATCATTCTACCCCCAAACAATTTATGAAAACACTATAAAGCAGCACCCAGGAATAGAAAAGGTCATCTGTAAGCATACTAGCCAAAAGCAAAATTTAAAACGAAGGAGTCTAAAAGTAAATACAAGGAAActtcaaaaaagaaaaacaggAAAGAACAGGGACATTCCTCACAACAACTTTTAGATCTCAAAATCTCAAACAAACATCAAACTTGAATACAAATCTATGTATCTTTTTTACTTTTAACACGCTTAAAGTTAAAATGCTATACATAACTTCTTGTTCTACAATTTAACACCTTTTGTTTGTTTCAATCCTTTGCGGCGAATTAAAGGATAATTTGAATGAAGAACACTGTGCAGCAGAAAGTGTTAAGATCTAAAATCCTCAAATAGAGAATTGGTACAATTCTAATATTGCAAACATGATGTATTCATTGAAATTATATGTGCCCGTGACTTGGCCTGGAAAACCCTGGATACACTTCTTGGGTTCGATTTTGACAtgcaaaaaaattataaaaatgaatAGTAAGTCTAATTAATTTATGCCTTTGTATATAAACACCAAAATACCATATAGACGAGCATAAGAACCCAAGTTAAACATATTACGATAAAGCTCATTGATAAGAAACTGTAATGCTAACCAAAGAAAGAGCTAAAGTTACAGCTACTTTAAAACATAAAGCTACATTTTATATTTTAACACTAGCCCCTTCCGCTGAATCGTATTGTCCATGAGAAGCAAGAAAATCTAGCGTATAATTAGGTTAGTTCACATGACTAATCAAACCCCAAACCATAACAATCGAACAAAGACTCATGAGAGCAGCAAATGCATAAAAACAAACACCTACCAACTTGAACTATTCCAATAACCATCATAGTCATACCAGTAAATCATATAAGATAATCAAACATCAATCCATACACAAACAACAAATATTTATAAGAAAAAGAACGGAAGAAAAACAGCTAAAAAAAGAGGAGGATTCATGGCAATTTAGAGACTCAataatcaataatcaaataaATCCACATACCCAAATCAAATTATAGTTGTACTAGTTCCTTAagcaaaaatagaaaaaaaaatggctTCATATGATAAAACCCATAATTAGACTAAACTCAGTTCCGTTTACGATCCCAAAAGCTAAGATTCAATAATTTAAAAGGCTAAAATGAAGTCTGATCAACTGGCCTTCGGATCGGGCATGGGGAACAACCCAGCACCAGCGCCTCTCGGCGGCGCGAACCCTAAGAACTTCTGCAAATTGGTTCGAATACTAATAGAGCAAAGAAAGTACAAAAATGCCATGGAACAATCGGTGGGATCGTCCCCTTGGAGACCTCTATGGCTCATCTTCATCACAAGTCCAAAGGGTTTAAAGGGTAATTTGGCAACGACCTTACCTTCGAAGAGCGAATTGAGCAAGCCGAAAACGACAAAGAGGACGAGGGCAACGACGGCGCCGGACTTGAACTTAAAAAGCGAGAGATCGCGGCTCGATTCCTTGAGACTGGTCTCAACCCGATCAATCTTCTTCGTCTTAGACTTTTTGGTGATCTTGTTGGCAGTGTCAGTCTTCATGGTCTCAAGCTTCTTCGAGGCCTTGTCAATGGAGGATCGGAGGGACTTGTAGGAGTTGGTTCGGTAAATTAGGATCCAGGAGATGGCTTCACAGACTACGGCTGTGCATATTGAGATGCCCACCACCCTCAGGCTATCTCCGTACTTAAACGACGAGAGCATTGAGGGCGTCGCCATTGACAACGCGAGAAGGAGACTTGGCCAGAAAATGGGAGAAAGTTTCGAGTGTGGGTTTGATCTGATTCGCTTTAGACTGCAGGATTAGAATGGAAAAGTTTGTTCTGGACTTATTATAAGGCCTCTTTATGGGCTGGGCTCAAGTATTATAAGCCCACTCACCACAAAGCTGATGTTTTTATTACAAGGAAATTACatcaaatataatatatttttctaaaactTGGAAAAATATATCagttttttttcttaagtttggtatgtcatatttttttttttgctagcaTTTTTATAGGatttttttctcatatatttgtaatattttatatatatactatattttgTTTTTATACATTTTGAGTAGCTAATTTTGAATATGTTTTGAGGTTATTTTTATaatcttaattatttttatatatactatGTTTTGAGGTtattgtttatccaaaaaacagttgttgatgacatagcaagaattttcgacacgtggccgaCATGTGGCAGAGAtgttgctcgcctatcgaccagagatacttccataTACGGAGTtaaagttttatatacgaccagcctggtcgtatactccgtatatttatgAATAAATATGTACAATTGTAATggtatccgagaatatctcttcattataccctgaagatccgtttattaaggaaagatatgattaattgactcatgtaaccctccttgagcctataaatatacaagaaatagttTAAGGGGGGATCTTTGGATCTTTTTCCGAAttgtattactattatccatcgtctgtattgtttctccttctaaggaaccctagttctttgatcacacctttgaagctcaatattaataatagtatcaagtggacgtaggtcattgccAATTACTGGGACCGAATCACTATAATTCtatgtgttctttactttccattagattgttttctcaagcgtCGTACTATTTTCTTGtcatatatttgactccgtgtcgttgaccaaaacaagggtcaacattctggtgctttcattgagagttttaCAAAGAATCTAATGaaaaaaactaccaagaagaccgGACAGGCTTCCATTGCACCAttccaacctcctcccccaaatgtggttgAAGAAGAGCcccatttggagtttgatgaggaggagttggattctgagaccctgaaggcaacactgggggtgttgcaagatgagttggccaatctgagggccaatcaagagaatgctgccgagataatggcatcgcagcaaagggagatagtgttaagaaaatataaattttcctcaatggaaatagtaagaaattacaactctatgcaatatattacaaataataatgattgattaaaaggagttacaactctataactgaaaattacaaataaacaaaggaaatgaagaagatgaagaagaagaagagaatagtaaaatacaactctaagcaaaatgttacaaataaagtaaagtgtttgaaacaaaagaaaagaaaagattacaactattgaacaagaaatacaagtaataggaacaagggaataagaagaaaacaatacaatagaaagaagaacaaaaatacaagaaactctcacttacacaacctaagtgaagagggttggggatcaccaacttgaacaaggtttaaaaccgtTGTCCAAAAGCTTagttccccctaactcaagcactaagggatctctctcagatattggaaaagctttatggaattatcaagcctcaaggtgtttctagccaagtgctctaatggatagaaatgttgtgtcttacaagtgagctataggctcctatttatagagtttagagacaccctttgaatttcaaattccaccaacccccatgactgttaccaatgtttaattggattaatatggaattaaaaaagagatttgggagttatttgggttttttgagtcgttcaacaaagattgaaaaaactgaaaattggtcaatttttggcctgtggccgcgggcactggtctctgtcccacaagcCACGGCCACCaaaccaacattcagtggccgcgaccaccgaccaatttcagcacttaaaaatgtgctgtgttttccaaatggttccaaaccctcccaaatgattttgtaactcccaaaacacattattgggggtaaaaatcatatctctaacagtcatatcacatatggctttatgaaattcatctcaatattgtgtaacaacaattttacacaataaagggtaatatttggaagttacaaatttgtaacaccaaatatgttacattatttggatatatctcatatatctaaatattgtaattctctattatatgttacaatatgtgacacactttgtcacatttatttaatctaaaacattatattataatataatataatattacattatattataaaataatataacatccccccactagattaaatagtttatctattgtaacacttatttaatcaatcattatattttgaaatatatcatatctcccacttgattaaataagaactctctcttataggagtcattacattagtgcataaagcaaagtgtttttcaacttgaactttactatagtgtaattatcacaaaatttgtcgaaaattaggttgcactaggcattgaaccatcttttcatgatgacaaatcggtgataacacacacacctttgcgatgttcacttgagacctctatgtctcgctttgcaccgttaatggccatgtgcactttccattcatggacgttcttgagaatactcccaattctcatgagaggcggcaccacccctaggtccatataggtagagtTCTTACAGTATTTcattaccaaaaatacttgtctttacaagattgaattctattaaaaaaacctttcggttttagccctccacttggtaacacacaagtactcaatatctcagatgggacttgttttgagtacaactaatattcacttgattgacttgttgttacctattgaacctaacactagttgaataactagtgttaagataggttaccatcaatcgtgaatctctttagggagtttaagtcccatccctcgagatgatgcagccactaaatccctcgttagtggcttagtgaaaggatccgccagattttcacttgttctcacataagatattgagatgactcctctttgaatcaattctcttacatatccatatcttagactaatatgtctagacttcccattatacactccgatgtatactctagccaatgtcgcttggctatcacaatgtatcgatatagtagatacattatctttgattaggggaatctctatcaacagatcacttaaaccattcggcctctttgtcggtagcagctagagct
It includes:
- the LOC133823413 gene encoding uncharacterized protein LOC133823413, with the translated sequence MATPSMLSSFKYGDSLRVVGISICTAVVCEAISWILIYRTNSYKSLRSSIDKASKKLETMKTDTANKITKKSKTKKIDRVETSLKESSRDLSLFKFKSGAVVALVLFVVFGLLNSLFEGKVVAKLPFKPFGLVMKMSHRGLQGDDPTDCSMAFLYFLCSISIRTNLQKFLGFAPPRGAGAGLFPMPDPKAS